The genomic region GCACGACGCCAGCAGAATGTTCacatttttgcaaaagaaaagtaGGTTGACATAATCAAACAGAAGGCGATATTCTGAATATTCATCAAGCTGCTAGCAGTGGTGAACCCAGAGAGGTGGAGGCCAGAACACTTGCACTTtataaattacacacacacacacacacctttttaaTGAGCATGTGTTAGTCTAATAAGCAGAAAAATACAAGTAAAAACAACAAATCATGATTAGTAAAGCGttccataattatttttaaattttttaacataGTGGATGATGGTTATAGCTCTGATTAGTCCGTCCTTATTCATAAAGACAGTGTATATGAATCAGAGTAAGCAACAGGTCCACTGTTATGGATGAACGGCATCATCAGAGCTTTcccttggtcataactttccttccaaactcTGCTGCTCACGTCCAGGCATAGTGTACCGTCCATGGTAAGAGCTCACCCGGCCAGGTGTGTGTCAGAAACCACCTCAGCGGCTGGGACGCCAGGCACCTGATCAGACAGAGCCACTGCGGGAGGGGGAGGCAGCCCTGGGCCGACCTGCTGTGCCAGACCAGTGCCTCTGAAGACAGTTCGCTGACTTCATGCTCCCCCCTCAAATCTGAGGTGTACAAAGAGAGCCAAGACGCTCACCCCGGGAGAGGGTGGAATTCCTCTGCAGAGAAGAGGGAAAGCAATCAGCCGGGATACCAGTGGATCCGTGGAGGGCCCAGGCTGCTGCTCTGTTGTTGCTTCAGGGCTTCAAGGCGGTCTGAACACCCCTGGCCAGAAAACAGGCAGTGGCTCCTGCAGCCAGCGGTTACCAATAGTGACCACATTATTATAAAGATGGGGGAAACCGTGGCTTTGAAAAGGGATGGGAGGAAAAGGACTCAACTCtccaaaattcagatttttttcttctaccttCCTGAATAATTTGGGTAATTTTTGTCAAGTCCAAACGTAATTTCAGATGAGGTAGGCAGTTTGTCTACTCGTGCTGTCATCCTCGCGGGAACAGTCAGGGTGCGCCATGGAAGCACTCGTGTCCGGGGCGGGGGTGGCACAGAGACTGTAGGGGCTTCTCAGTTGGCTATTTTCTCAATCTCGTCCAAGTCGTCCGTGTCCAgtctttctattttcttatctGAGGGAAGAGAAAGGCGGGTTCAGAGAGAGCCCCGCACAGATCGCAGGGCACGCAGGCAGGGCAGGGGCTCCCTGGGACGGGCCCGCCCCCCGCACCCCGCCGCAGGCCTCCCTGCGCCCCGAGGTGGCGGCCCGGCCGAGCGCTCCGGGTGCACGAAGACCATCCTGTCCTGGGGAAGCCGAGGGCCGGGAGAGGGACAGGGCCCTCCCGGGACTCACTGAAATGCTCCTGGATTCTATTCAGGATGTTCATGCTGTGCTTGCTGTCCACCATATTCACGGCCAGGCCCCGCTTGCCAAAGCGGCCGGTGCGCCCGATCCGGTGCAGGTAGGTCTCGTTGTCCGGGTTCCCGTCCTTGTCCACGGGGAGGTCAAAGTTGATGACGACAGACACCTGTTCCACGTCGATCCCTGCGTGcgggagagttggacacgagtgagcacggGAGACGGAAATCGCCGCCGCCCGGTCAGGCCCACCCTCACCCAGCTCAGGCGGAAGGCAGGGTCTGGGACAGGCCAGCTCTGGGGTTGGGACACGAGGACGGGGCCGTCCCGGTGCTGGCCAAATTCCGGCATCAGCCAGAGAGCCCCTGCTGGATCCGAGGATCTGGAGAAGCAGCTGACACCGCACTGGGGCCAAGAAGAGCAGGCGCCGTCCTCGGCCACCAGCCAGCACTCACGGCTTCTGTGGACGGTCTCCTCTGCTGGGGGAGCCCCACAGGCTCGCCCACAAAACAGCATCTCCCACAAACCACCGCAGCCTCCCACACACGAAGATCTCCCTGCCGCCCCGAGCCTGGCGGGCCAGGACCCAGTCTCCGCTCACCGCGGGCGCACACGTTGGTGGTGACCAGAACCTTCTCTTTGCCCTCCCGGAAGCGCTCAATCACCGCAGCCCTCTGCTCCACCACCATCTCCCCACTCAGCAGGGCCACCTGGTGGCCTTCTTTCGAGAGCTCTGCGGCCAGCCAGCTAGCTGTTTTGCGGGTCTGGAGTGAAAAGAAGTGTTTTAAATGAAGACACCTGCAGAAAAgtggctttttttgctgttaaCACACATGAACACTCTACTGAGTTCAGTCAGCAAGATGGGCTTAAAGTTTTGGAATATTTTTTAGCCACATGATTTTGGGGGGATAAATTACATCAATGATCTCAGTATTATTGTGGTTTGAGCCAAAGGTCTTCATTCTGAAATAATCTACGTTAATACTTCAAAATTATTAACTTGGAAgttatttggaattttttccccccaagtaaTCTCTAAGAAGTAGGGATCGGAGAAGGTTTAGCTCTTCAGTCTTCCCCTTACAACTCATTACAACCTGAGAGACTATGTCCTGGGACTGATTTATCTCCTTTCCAGCCACAGGCAGTTAACACGGTCCCCAGCACCAAGAGCAGCTGGCTGAGTGGGAGCAGCGGGGCCACGTCCTCTgggggcccccacccccacgggACAccgcctcctgctgctgctgctgctcacatGGCAGAAGATCATGGCTTGAGCAATGGTGATGGCCCCGTAGATATTACACAAGGCCTGGAACTTCTCGTCTCTGCTGTTGCACAGGACATAATACTGCTTGATGGTGTCCAGTGTCTCCTCCTCACGCTTCAGTTTGATGATGTTCGGGTCGGGGACCACTTTCTGGGCAAATTTCCAGACAGAGTCTTCAAAGGTGGCAGAGAAAAGCAGCATCTGGCAGTTCCTGGGCAGCATCCTGCAAGGGGAGGCCCAGGTGTCCGGCATGACCCTGACCCAGGCTTTCTCTGGAAGGACCAGGGCACAGCCTCCACAGGCCTGATGACCTGCATCCCCAGGAAGGGGCAGCGGGGAGCAGCtttggggaggaagggggagcagACGGGGGGCAGGGACGGGTGACCAAGAGTCTCTGAGTCTCCCTTCTTAACCCGGGCAGGGGGTGCACTCAGTGCTGACACAGAAATGGCCCATCAAACAAATGCCCCTGAAAGTTGCGAAGAGCCTGGCAGGGGCAAGAAGGGGAGTGTGAGGTAACAGGAGCAGGAACTGCAGGTTGGGACCCGAGAAGTCCCTCCTGACTTGAGGGCCTACCTCTGGATACGGATGCTCTGATCTTGGTGGCCCTGAGTGGCTATCATCACGTCAGCCTCGTCGAGAACAAACACCTTGATCTTCTTGGGGTCGATGAACTTGAGCTTGGAGCACCAGTCCAGAACGGTCCCCGGGGTGCCAATGACAATGTGCTCACTGATTTTCTGACCTCTTTCCACTGTGGAGACAAGATGTGTTCTGCGGGCATTTCTATCTAAAACTTTTGGGTCCTTCTGCTATAAAACGGCCATGACACCTGTCTCACTGTACCGTGGTTGGGAATAAATTGTACAGTGAATCTTCCATGCATGTTAGTTTCCTTTACCTACTTCCTCCTGTAATTTCCCATCACCCAGCTCTTTTTCTTTAGCATTACTCTTATTCTTTTTATACCATCCCTTCACTCATGCTTCACTGATATCCTTATAAATTGGTAGTTTTGAGTCCCAGGATTCTGGCCCAGTGATTTTTTGCCTTCTTAGACATTCTAATTGTGTAGATGGTTTTCCTAAATACAAAttctactaggaaaaaaaaacacaacagcacATTACTCTCCAACTACAGCTGGTAGCAGTTGAAACTGCTTTATCCATCAATACAATTACTAATgcatgggacttccccggtggtccagttgttaagacccCATGCTTTCACTACAGGGGGAAGAGGTTCAAGACCCTGGCTGGGGAAGTAAGAACCTGCATGCCATATGTCAACTGTTGCCCGCTgaacccctcctcccccaaaaAAGCAActtagaacattaaaaaaaatttactaatgCCTGTAGCCTTTGATCAGAACTTCCACTATTAGGAATCAATCCTGTGTGCATACGAGTTTGTGTGAAATAACATATATACAAGGATATACATGCATCAAAACATAACTAATTAAGCAAAATATGATGCACCCAATGGATGACACCAATAAAAGTATAAAGCTCTTTAGGAACTGATATGcagtaatctccaaaatacattattaaatgtGAAAAAGAGGTTGCAGAGCAACCTACATGCCAATAGGGGCAAAAAAGAATACATGTTGTACGTGTACGTGTGTGAATGCACACatcatatatgcacacacataagtATCGCTTGTCAGCAGCCACACAGGCCATCTCTGGTAGGACACATGAGGGACTGTTTAGTACTGGGTGCTCTGTGCTgggctatgcttagtcactcagtcgtgtccgactctttgcgaccccacagactgtagcccgcccggctcctctgtccatgggattctccaggcaagaatactggagtgggttgccacttccttctccatgggtGCTCTAGGAAGGAGAACCAAATGGTTGAAGGGTATAGGAGACAGAAAAGTTTCTACCATACACCCTTTTCAATTTTGAAACACATGAatgtttttaacttaaattttaaaaacaaaatttaaaatttgaggaGGGGACTCTGGTTAGGAATACATCAACTCCATTGGAAGAGTTTTAAATGAAATCTTCAACACACTGTGATTTTCACTGCACACTGCTGATCAGTCtacattgaattaaaaaaaaaaaaccagtacaTTAAGTGGTTAttactatatttaatatataatatatagtaatatattaaCCCCTGACACACAGTGAAGTCCCTTGTTATTATAAACAATCTAGAGAAGATCCATGTTGCCACAAGGTTCCAGTATACTACACTTAGTTGCACCTGTCAGTTTGAGACATcaaacacatacaaatacacCTAGCCTAATAATTTCTGGTTAAAGTGCTACTGCTGCATGCTGAAACATGATGGTTTTCTCCAGGAAATGTCCTTGTGTGATCATTTGTGTGTGAACTGTACAAGCCATTTTTGTTTGTTGACtgacaaactatagaaaattaaCTAGGGAATCTGATATACACTTTCTTGAATATGAACAATGAGAGCCTGACTTTTCAGCGAAAACAATCGACTGTTATTTGCTGTCATGATAACATTTAAAGTGTAAGAGAACATCAGAACTTTGGAAAACTTGTAGTGATGCTGTAAACTTGAGAGTTTCTCTGTATGTAAGCTCCTCTGAGTTGTTTGGTGGTGatattaatgcattttaaatgCTGTTTAAAATTCTGTATAATGAAACATGTCAACATTCTCAGCATAACTCAGTAAGACATTtggtattttccaaatgaccaagGTATAATGTTAGAAAATTACTATTGCACAAAAGATGCATTCAAAGTGCAAGGGAGAACAAGGAATTTTAATGTAACAGTATGAAGAGGTCATTAATATGATTTCAAATATCACATGGCAATTATCTTTTACGTAATTACTACTTGTTGGGTTTTGGTATGGCATCCTAAAAGCAGtatctgaaattttaagaaaggCTAGATTTTCTTCATATTCCTTCAAAATAAGCACTTAGGGCCCTCAATAATGTTTAAGAGTAAGAGTCGAAAGGTTTAAGAATTGCTGCTCGAGGCGATTATAAGCGGCTGAATTGAAGGGATGTCCCTCTTCATCTAGGTAACACCTGCTGCTTCCTGAAGTGAGTGAGTGTGCCTGTGTATACTCCCCACTGGAGCGCGTGAGCTTCCTAGTTCTACATCTTGGCCAACACTTGGTATGTCATACTCCCTCATTTCTACCATCTGAGAGGCATATAGTGGTTTCAACTGACGTTTCCCTGATCACTAATGAAGCTatatttcttttcccattgaCCAGCCATCTGAATTCCTTCTTTGTGAGGGGTCTGTTCACTcctcttttgtccattttcctaTTAGAATGATTACTTTTTTCTATTTGATTTGTAGTTTTATATTCTGATAATTTCCCCATTACCAATTTTCTACCTGTCCTATTTTAACTACATtctctaaattttgcagaaaaaaagaattggtGGAAGGATTTCTGATTTGGCAAGAACTGTACATGCTCGTAGATCACTCTTACTAAAGCTGTTTTACCTCTGAAGAAAGGGATCTGATCCAACCTACCATCCTCCCTGCTTACTCTCTCTCATAGGCAGCTTTCAGAACTCTGGATGCTGAATTCAAACCCTGCCCCCTCAGGGAAACACTCCACACTTTAAGAGCCCCATGACTCaggcagggatttttttttttaacaacttaaaatcttattttaagaGTGGAGAGAATTATTAAGAAATGGGcaagtatttaaataaatttgctGAAATCCATGCTGGGCTCCAAGTTCAGACTGAACCAGAAAGTTGAATATCATCACCTCATCTTCAAAATTCAAACACCCTACCTGCTTCCTGAGCTCACAGCCTGGGTCTTGCCCCTTTATACTCACATTTATTGCCTCGAACAGCGTAAGCAAGCTTTAGTTCTGGATGAAATTTGCCCATTTGTTCAATCACTTTTCCTGTTTGAAGCGCCAGCTCATACGTCGGGGAGAGGCACAGACACTAACGGGCAGATCATAGGAGATGAGTTTAGAAAAGCCTTGCAGTGGCAGGCCACAGGTTCTAGAGCAACAGGAACACTGGTATCATTACCACCCGAACAGTGTGGGGAGCCCCGTCCTCATcaaccaggcctgcctgtcaGCTGTAGACAGAAGCCttcagcagggaggcctggcttggcAGATGCTGTCAGAAGCCACATTCAAGGCTGCTGCTTTGAATCCTACCCATGGAAGGGCCTGTTGTGCCATTGGGCTTTGCCTGAGCAAGTCTGAGGCATCAGAAGCATTCAGATTCCACCAGGGATGCCCTTGTCAACCGTCGCCCCCAGATGGCGCTGCCCTTCCAGGGCCCCCAGGACCCCCTCACCTGCGGGTATCTCTCTGCTGGCTCCACCCGGCTGAGCATGGCCAGGACGAAGGCGGCCGTTTTACCAGTACCCGACTGCGACTGGGCAATCAGGTTCTGTGGGCTGAACCCAGGAAGAACAGAGATGAGGATAACATTGGTTAGAAACAATCAAGTGTCCAAATGTTCTCTCTGGGTGGTAGGGAAAGGGATTTTCCCCCTCATTCAGGTTTTCTGCCTTGAGCACAATGATAAATTTTTtatatgttgtttaaaaaaaacctgcTTAAATATTAAGGGAAATGATGATTATTTTAGATGGGCTCacactaaaaaatattcattctagACTCTAGTGCAGCTACAGTTCCCTAGTTTTATACCCCAAGAGGCCCATGGGAATTGTGACTGCAGAGTAAGATCTGGGCAAATCTCACTGCATGATGTGTCTTCAGGACTCGGCTCCTTCTGTGTGCTCCCTTTTCCCACCTTCGGAAGATGTAAGATACTAAGTCAGGTGCTTCAGAGGAAGCTTTCATATTTCACTCCGTGTAATTCAGTGTCATGGGAACAGGTGGcattttcatcattaaaaaagaaaaacaatatagtTGAATGAAAAAAGTTGCTATGTAAAGTATGATACCATTATCTAAGGTTTAAAAATAGGCCAACTACTCTTTAGATCCTTAGGGAAACATAGGTATGTAGTAAAAGGATAAATAACCATGAGAAATGATGACCCACTTCCGTGATGCGCTCTTGGGTCGGGGAGGGGCTGTGAGTGGAGAGGGTTACATGGGGACTACAATTGTCAACTAGATTAATGATGCTTTATTTCTCGGCAGGATGCGTTACAGCAATGTTCCTGGTATGGCTCCTGATACTTTTTTGAAGGcctcaaaattttcaaaattatttttaaaagtgtttaaaacAGCACTGATTTTCTCTATCAGTTTTTATTAAgtggaaaaggcagaaaatgtGTTGAATTGCACCTGATTCTCTCGCCACCTATCCAAGCTGTTTCCCTGAAGAAGCCTGTTGCTCCCAATGGCTCATCCTATGCTCAGGAAcactacactcttggtgggagaTGCGAAACCCCATCCTGGAGATGTGTACCAGGGTCTGTATACTCACGGCTCAGCAAGCATCATGGGTAATGCATTCTCTTGTATCTTGGATGGCCGATTGAAGCCCATGGCATagactccctggagaagctgTGGTTTCCTAGGAGTCCGGGGAGAGAGAGGATGGTTCCTAGTTGTCGCAACTGTTTTCAAGacctaagattttatttttccctataTCTAGCAAAGAGTGATACTTTCTGGGCCGTCAGACATATTTTCCTGTGCCTTAAAAAAtactaactaaaaataaaaccaacatcTTTCCCTACTAAATCTTGATCTGAAACTATTGTGCAATTTATAAAATCTGGGCTAGTTTCCTTTCTTAGAGAAATTCATCTTTCAGTAGACCCACAAATTTGATTGGCCTGGATGCAGTGAGAATGGTTCCTATTAATTCacagtataaaataaattatgaaagatATCTAAAAGCAAGCACTCCTTACTGTACCACTAAGATACACAAGCCCCTTTCGAGAATGAGACTTCGGTTTACATTTCTCAGTGCAGGTGCTCCACGGAACCACAGCCGTGTTGTGTTCCATGGGCCTTCCAAACAAGGCAGCTGCACAAGGACTTGGGACAATTGAGACGTAAGAACATGGATTCAGCCAGTTTCTAGTAAATAGATGACGGAAGTTCAGTTATCATACTGGACTTTACAGCTGCTCAGATTTACTATGTCTAGTCAAAAGCACCAACTTCTTACATAAGTGGCTACACAACAAATATCAATTAAAGTTGTTCTTACAGCACATTTGTAACAAGCTCTCTGCTACTTCTAAACTGACAGGATGTTTAACAAAAATCACACCGGATTATTATTAAAGAAACATCAAACTAATGCAAGAATGTTCTCTAAGCCTTCCTGAGAGTTCCACAGGGTCTCTAAAAGGGAGTTCTTCTGGCCTCTGGTGGTTCTCAGACACAAAGAACTTTGAAAATTAGCGTACTTCCATTTGGAAGAAAAGGCTGTGAGGGTTGGCAGGTTCTGATTTAGTTGCCAAGGAACAAAGTTACTACTGAAAGAGGACTCAAGTGATCCAGGAACTTTCAGTGGCTCattatttcccttttattttgcCTATCTTTTCAGTACAAAATAGACCAAGTATATAGGTGGCCTAGGTTTTATTCTTTGTTTCGTTCAGCTACTAACAATTAAATCAGAAAGAACTTGCCTTTTCAGAGGCCAGTTCATCACTGGTTGACCTGAGAGCTCCAGTCCTTTGAATAAGACCACTGATACTAGGAAAGGCAAGCTGCCAGACAGAATGTATGAAGAGAAGCAGAGATGACAAATTTACTGAAAAAAGCCCTTCATAGAGAAAATACACATAGAAAAGTATAATttcctgggggggggggcggggtggggaaggccacactttaaaaatcttatttttattttttatttaaaaaatcttactttttatttaaaaatcttagctATTGCTTCATTAACACCTTGATTTGGTTTCTAGTTAGTTCTCTGACTttaagtgtgtatgtgtgggcaACGAGCAAGACAAAGAATCCATTCATTCCACCACTTTTTTATTCACCAGTTATTCTGTCTATGATTTGGGTGCTGGTAAGCAGCAGGAACAGTAGTTACATCTTGTATTACTCATAACACCCAGCTGTGTCAAGTATATAAACCAATGACCCATAAATACCTCTTTACTAACTTACTGAAGGGAACAGAAAACTTGGTATGACGTTATATAATTCTCCGCGTTTAGAGTAAGGACATCTTAGAAGTCATTCTCAGCACAGTGCCATAAATGTACACACTTAAGACTTGATCCTGGGTTctagattttttgaaaaaattctgTAACACTGAAGGCTGATTTTCACTATAGTTACTGGGAATCCTGCACAGGCTTTTTGGACAGATTTTATAAAAGTAGATAAACTTTTCTTAACACTGTAAACCCTATAGTCTAACAAAAGGGCTTACCTAATAAGAAATGTTCCTGACATCCAGAAATCACCTGTCAGCCAATATTTTATTGAAAGTTCTAAgagcataaaagaaaaaagactttcaGCTATGATGAATAAATCTGTGGCATTTTAAATTCCCTAAGGAGGAAAACTGGGTTGCCAAGAgacaagggtggagggagaccatcactttttcatacttttaaaCTTTTGAATCATGTGAATTATTAACTAGTCaaagaaagtaaatatatattaagattttaaaacaaagcagagaggaaaattcCCACAAGATCTCTGAGATACTAAGTCTTACAAAAGAGGAACTAGCAAGGATCAGTTGTTCAAAGGAACAGGTACTCACAGCCGAAGCTCCTCGAAGGACTTTACTGAGTAGAGCGGGGAGCTGGGATCCCGCTGTAGGACTTCCACTTGGTTGGTGTTATCGACAAGGTTGCTTCTGATCAGCTTGTTGAGTAAGGACTGGGCGGCTCTGTCCTCTGTAGGAAAAAACCAACAGATCTTCCTCATACTCATCAGGCAAACCCCACATCTGCACCCACTCCTGGATAGCCCAGCAAGGTGGGAGAAAAACACAATCACACCAAAAATCTCACTTTAACTCCTGATCCCTAGATGCAAGTAGGCTGAGTCTCTGGGCAGTGTTTATGTTTCTATACACCACTCATTCACTCGTCTCCCTTCTTCAGTTTCTGACCTCTCCACTTTCTCAGGACCCCGAGAAGGAAACCCCATCAGAAGTGCCTCCACATGCTGTGGTGACAACCCACACACCCACCTGTGTCTGTGGGCATCCTCTCTCTACCTTCGCTGCTATTAACTATGGATGGACAGTTATGCTCCTGGTCCCATCCCGTCTTCTGGACAAggacatttctcccagcagtgaCCTTTCTCTCTTGCATTCTGTCTCTCCCTTTACTAGATCACTCCTACCAGCATGTGTACATGTTTTGCCATTCCTCATCATAAATCTTCCTCCTTTATCCTACATGCCCATCCACTTACCACCCTAATTCTCTACTCCCTTCATGGAGCATTCCTTCACAGGGTTGTCTATACTTAGACTGTCCACTTCTATACTGTCTATGCTGTCCACTTCCTATTCTCCCCAGAGCGCACACTTAGAGGCTTTTTCATTACTCTCCCCACTTGACTTCAACAGCCCCTTGTCAAACCCATCAATGACTTCTACATTCTAAGTCAACTGAATAGCCAATTTTCAGTTCTGTTAATTTATTACCTATACAGGACTCCCTACCTTTAAAACACTTCCTTATTCCGGTCTCTAGGACACCACCCTTTATTGGTTCTATCTCACTGACTGTTCTCAATCTCCTTGGCTGAGTCCCCTTCATCTCCTCGATCTTATAACTCACAGTGCCTCTGGCTCCAGAGAGGCAAGTCCTAGGTGACAGGGTTTCAAAGATTAGTtacctttctcttcttcatctgTTTTCTCTGGAGTGGCATTGGTTTTGATAACACCTACACAAGAAAAGAGTTATCATAatcagaaaggcaaatatcaaatCCATTCAAAAGGCGGGACAATATAAATATCAGACCTTATTTAAGTGATCAAAATGTAAATAGTTGGGTTTCTTTATgattaatggatttttaaaattcaaacttctAGAAATGTTGGTTGACTTCAGAGTGATGTCACCTCTGACTTCCTTATCCTAATTTAAAATATACCATTATGCTAGCAGACACAATGagacataagaaagaaaataaaggtattaaaaatttaaaagaagtaaaatgatcaCTTTCTGTAGAATATGTGATTGTAAACTTGCAGGACTAAGAGTATAACTTAAAAATGACT from Muntiacus reevesi chromosome 2, mMunRee1.1, whole genome shotgun sequence harbors:
- the LOC136160830 gene encoding ATP-dependent RNA helicase DDX19A isoform X2 codes for the protein MSNLQIKEEKVKPETNGVIKTNATPEKTDEEEKEDRAAQSLLNKLIRSNLVDNTNQVEVLQRDPSSPLYSVKSFEELRLKPQLLQGVYAMGFNRPSKIQENALPMMLAEPPQNLIAQSQSGTGKTAAFVLAMLSRVEPAERYPQCLCLSPTYELALQTGKVIEQMGKFHPELKLAYAVRGNKLERGQKISEHIVIGTPGTVLDWCSKLKFIDPKKIKVFVLDEADVMIATQGHQDQSIRIQRMLPRNCQMLLFSATFEDSVWKFAQKVVPDPNIIKLKREEETLDTIKQYYVLCNSRDEKFQALCNIYGAITIAQAMIFCHTRKTASWLAAELSKEGHQVALLSGEMVVEQRAAVIERFREGKEKVLVTTNVCARGIDVEQVSVVINFDLPVDKDGNPDNETYLHRIGRTGRFGKRGLAVNMVDSKHSMNILNRIQEHFNKKIERLDTDDLDEIEKIAN
- the LOC136160830 gene encoding ATP-dependent RNA helicase DDX19A isoform X1 yields the protein MATDSWALAVDEQEAAVKSMSNLQIKEEKVKPETNGVIKTNATPEKTDEEEKEDRAAQSLLNKLIRSNLVDNTNQVEVLQRDPSSPLYSVKSFEELRLKPQLLQGVYAMGFNRPSKIQENALPMMLAEPPQNLIAQSQSGTGKTAAFVLAMLSRVEPAERYPQCLCLSPTYELALQTGKVIEQMGKFHPELKLAYAVRGNKLERGQKISEHIVIGTPGTVLDWCSKLKFIDPKKIKVFVLDEADVMIATQGHQDQSIRIQRMLPRNCQMLLFSATFEDSVWKFAQKVVPDPNIIKLKREEETLDTIKQYYVLCNSRDEKFQALCNIYGAITIAQAMIFCHTRKTASWLAAELSKEGHQVALLSGEMVVEQRAAVIERFREGKEKVLVTTNVCARGIDVEQVSVVINFDLPVDKDGNPDNETYLHRIGRTGRFGKRGLAVNMVDSKHSMNILNRIQEHFNKKIERLDTDDLDEIEKIAN